Genomic segment of Dehalococcoidia bacterium:
GGAACCTGGGCCGCGTCCTCCTCTGGCGCCAGTACATGCAGCAGGTTTCAGTCAAGAATATCGCCAAGCTCGACTTCATGCTGGGCATTACGTACAAGATCGCCGAGGCAATCGGCATCAACATCTACAGCCACGTGCAGGAGAAGATTTCCGAGATCGTCGACATACGCGCGACCGTTAACTCGTACATGAGGGCTGCCGAGGCCGATGCTGCTCCAATTCGTGGGCTCGGAATCTGGCCAGCCGCCGAGCCGTGGCACGCAATGCGTCACTGGTTCCCGGACGCTCACACCCGGATCGTCTGGATCATCGAACAGCTCTCGGCCAGTGGTCTTATGCTCACTCCGACCCAGAGCGATGTTGAAGGACCCATCGCCGACCTGATCGCCAAGTACTACCAGGGTGCGACTGTGGAGGCCAACGACAGGATCAAGCTGTTCCGGCTGGCGTGGGATCTTGTAGGCACGCAGTTCGGCTCACGCCAGGCCCTCTACGAGCGCTTCTTCAACGGTGACGTAGTCATTCTGAGGCAGCGAAGGTACGCTGGGTACGACTACTCAGAAGCATTGGCGTCCGTTGACCGTTTCTTCGAGATGGCAGATAACGAGAGCTAGGTACTAGAGTGCCTACTCCTCGATGGCGGACTCTATGAACTCCACCGACGCGGGTCTTTCCCACTGGTCGAGCTCAACAGAGGCGACGTCGATACGCCAGTCTGACCAAGGTACTTCTGTGTCTTGTAGGAACTGCTGACACGCCACGATCAGTCGTCGCGACTTCTCTCCTATAACGGTTTCGGCAGGGGTGACAAAGGCCCTTGACCGCCTGGCACGAACTTCCACGAAGACCAGCGTCTCTCCAGACATTGCGACTAGATCAACTTCCCCGAAGCGAGTCCTGAAGTTGCGCGTGATGACGGTCATCCCTCTGTCTTCCAGCGCCTCCGCAGCAAATGATTCTGCTGCCCTGCCAACCTGAGTCGTGCCGAGCGCGGGACCCATCTGGGGAGCCTGATTTAGGGGCCTGAAGCTCATCCTGTGTTCGGCACAGGGACCGAATTGCCGAATCGCGTCCAAGTGGCGCTGCGTCCCGTAGCCCTTGTGCGACTCAAAACCGAAATCAGGGTAGTCCTCACTTATCCTCCCCATCAGCGTGTCCCGCTCCACCTTTGCGACGATCGATGCAGCTGCGATACTGAGCGACTTGCTATCGCCCCTTATGATGGACTTCTGGGGCAAGTTGATAGAATGCAGCGAGAGTGCGTCGATGAGCAGGCTGTCAGCACTGGGACTGAGCCTCGACAGTGCACGACGCATGGCGAGCCGGGTTGACGGCACGATCCCGATTCGATCTATCTCAGCGGGAGACGTCCATCCCGTCGAGTGTGCCAGAGCAGACTCTACGATGACTTCGTAGGCATCCTCACGCTGCCTTGCAGACAGTTGCTTACTGTTTCGGACGACATCAGTCAGGGATGGGTGTGGATTCAAGGGAAGAATGACAGCCCCGGCTGTTACAGGCCCTGCTAGGCAGCCTCGACCGACTTCGTCCAGGCCAGCGACGTGCCTGTATCCCTGGCGGTGAAACTGCGCCTCGAACTCTACGTCGGGCCCTGGGGAGGTCCCCCTCACCTCACGTCGACTCTAATTGTCGAGCCCGCGCTGGATCCCCCGGATGAACGCCACGTGGCCCACATGCTGACTCTCTTCGACCAGCAGGTGGCTGAACATGTCGGCCAGCGAGTACTCTGGCCTGCGGGGATGGGGCTTCAATGCAAGGTCGGACTCGGTGATCGAGTCCAGGAACTTGTAGGTCTCGACCCTAACAGCGTCGTAGTAGGTCAGCATCTGGTCCATGTCGAACTTTGGGAAATCCACGACCTGTTCGATAGTGTATCCGAAGCCGCTCTCCCTCTCGGGGAGTCCCAGGTTTCCGTACCAGTTGTCCCTCTGCCAGACCGTCGTTGCCTGTTGGGCGAACCTTTGAATGAAGTCGTCCTCGACCCTTGCCATATGCCACACGATGAAATCGATGTGGTTCGATTCCGGAGTGGCCTGGAACCGCCTCTCTTCTTCTCTTAGCCCGTCAAGTTGCTTCTTCAACTCTTCTAGGTACTCGTCGTATCCGAGGCGGATCAGGTCTTTGAAGTCCAAACGCTTCTCCCTTAGGCTACAGCCGCTTCAACTGGTGCTTCGATCTCTATGTACCCGCCGCCCAGAATACTTCCGCCGTCATAGAAGACTACAGCCTGCCCTGGTGTTACAGCCCTCTGCGGCTGATGGAACTCCACCTTGGCGGAATCTGGCGAGAGAGGCGTTATGGTGGCAGGCGAAGGATCGGCCTTGTATCGAATCTTGGCCTCAACTTCGATGGACCCGTCCGGCAAGCTCCCTGAAACATAAGTCACACGGGATGCCCAGAGGGTAGTGCTCATCAGGTCCTCTTGAGATCCCAACACGACCTCATTGGAATCAGCATTAATCCTCGTCACGTACATCGGCTTCTCGGTACTGCCGCGAAGTCCAAGACCTCTGCGCTGACCGATCGTAAAGAACTGGATCCCAGGATGTGTCCCCAGTACCTCTCCCCGCATGGACACAAGGTTCCCCGGTCGGGGCTTCACCCTGTCGGATACGAACTTACGGTAGTTGTCATCAGGTATGAAACAAATCTCCTGGCTATCGGGCTTGTTCGCTACGGTGAGGCCAGCCTCCTCGGCCATCTCACGGATCACATCCTTCCTGAACTCTCCAACTGGGAGGAGGAGCTTCTGAAGCTCAGGCTGCCCCAGGGTGAACAGCACGTATGACTGGTCCTTCGAACCGTCTATTCCCTTCAGCAGCGATCTTCGTCCATCCGCGTCGGTCCTTACCCGGCCGTAGTGACCTGTCGCAATATAGTCTGCCTCCAGGAACGTTGCGCGACGCAGCAGGAAATCGAACTTGATCTTGTCATTGCACGCCAGGCAGGGGTGTGGAGTACGACCCCTGTCATACTCCTGCACGAAGTAGTCGATAACGTGCTGCTGGAACTCCTTTTCGAAGTTCAGGAAGTAGTGGGGTACTCCGATCTCGTGACAGACCCTGCGCGCGTCCTCCACGTCTTCCACGGAGCAGCATCGCCTTTGAGACGCAGGTACATCGTCACGCTCTACTCCCCACAGCCGCATCGTGACACCGACGACATCATATCCCTGACGATGCAACAGCAAAGCGGCGACTGAAGAGTCGACGCCTCCGCTCATTGCGACTATAACCTTACCTTTGCTCATGAATCCAAGCCTAGCACAGCGTCTTTTCGCCATTCAATTGACCGTGACTTTAAGCGGCCAATATAATGCCGCCATGACTGAGACTACTATGGTGGACGCCCGGGCCCTTGCTGAGACCGCGTTTGATATAGCGGACGAAAAGCAGGCATCGAACATTGTGCTTCTCGACGTGAGGGAAGCCTGCGACTACGCTGACTACACCGTCATTATGACGGCTGAGTCCACACGCCAGCTGCGCTCTATGGTTGATGACGTGGAACAAGGCATGAAGAAAGCGGGAGCGTTCCTCCACCACGTGGAAGGCACCCATAACAGCGGATGGATCCTAATGGACTACGGCGATGTGCTGGTCCATCTCATGGGCCCCGAAGAGCGGGACTTCTACGGCCTTGAGACCGTATGGGCCATGTCGCGCCAGATTAGGGTTATTCCGTGATCCAGGGGTCTGTGGCCCTGGAATAGTCGACCAGATCCGCCTCGTCGAAGAACAGGGCTACTTCACGTGCCGCCGACTCCACTGAGTCAGAGCCGTGTACGAGGTTCCGGCCGATGTCGATACCGAAGTCGCCCCTGACCGTCCCGGGAGGCGATTCCGCCGGATTTGTCGCACCCATCGTCTTTCTGACGATCCCGACGGCACCGTTTCCCTGCACAGCCAAGGCCACTATCGGCCCTGACGTTATGAAGGACACCAGGCCCTCGAAGAAGGGCTTGCCGACATGCTCACCATAGTGCTGATTCGCAAGCACTTGCGACACCTGCATGAGTTTCATGCCGGTAATCTTAAGACCGGTCTTCTCAAGTCTGTTTACGATCTCGCCAATGAGCCCTCTCTGGACTGCGTCTGGCTTTAGTAGCACGAGTGTGGTTTCCAATTAACGTCCTTCTAATGTAATTGTTGACCAGGTTAGCTGACTGTCTGACCCCAGCGGCGTGCGGCTGAGGCTATCTGAGAGCTTCTGAGGTATATGGGTTCGACCGTGCTGGGATCGACAGTCTCACCGTTCTGGAGCTTCCTGTAGCCCATGTTCGCAATGGTTGAGACTCGCCGTGTTGGAGGATGGGAGTTGAGGACTACGGCATTGCTCCCGAGGCTGGCAGCCAGTTGCTCCTCGACGTCTGACACAGCCTCGCCGCAGTACAGCACGCCTGGCCCTGTATGGTTGAGGAACTCTTCAAGCGCGCTTACTTGCAGTGCCAGTTCGTCTGAGTTCCCATCTGTACGCCCTACGTACAGGCGGTTTCGACCCGCAGTAGTGATGGCGCATATGGGCATTCCAAGGCCCCTATACGGTTCGACCTCGATCTCCAGAGTGCCAACTGTGACTAGTGGAATTCCCCTGGTCGAGGCGATCGCCTTTGCTGTGCTCATCCCAACCCTAAGCGCGCTGAACGCTCCAGGGCCGGACGCCACAAAGACTGCAGTCAAGTCTGGAATGCGCGACTTTGCCTGTTCAAGTGCCCTGTTAATCGCCGGGGTCAACTCAACGGAGTGATTGCGTTCAGAGCGCCACGAAATCTCGATTCGCGACTCGCCTTCCACCGACAAGCCGACGGAGGCGTACCTGGTTGAGGTGTCTATCTGAAGTTCCAACAGACTACGAAGACTTGCTGAGTTGTGTCAGGGCTTCAAAAATCGCGCCGTGGCTATTGACTGCACTCTGAACGTTGAACTCCCTCTCATCGTCAGAAATGCTGGTGATTCGCACCAGAAGGTGCCCCTCTGGAAAGTAGCCGGGAGCCTTGTCAGCCCACTCGATTACGCAGACGCCGTCGCCGTACAGGTAGTCGTCCAGCCCCAATCCGTCTACCTCGTGGAAGGTGTCGAGGCGGTAGAGGTCCATATGGTAGACAGGAATGTTGGCTCGGTACTCGTTGACCAGCACAAACGTTGGACTCCGAGCGTATTCGGGTGACCCGAGTCCCCACACAATTCCCTGGGTGAGTGTGGTCTTTCCGGCTCCAAGGCTTCCCGACAGAAGCACGATGTCGCCAGGCCTGACATTCGAGCCGATCGCCCGGCCGACATCATGGGTCATCGAAGTGGAGTGTGAGTGGAGACTGATGTGCATGGAGTATTCTGATCGAATTTCCCTCGGTAGTATCCGATTCGAGGGCAGGGTAGGTTATGTCGATCGGTGGTCCCTCCCAACTCGTGTATTATATTCAGGCTGACTTAGCTCCAACAAGGCGAGGCACCGATTGAAGGCTCTGATAGTCTCAGACGTCCACAGCAACCTGGAAGCGTTTTCCAGTGTTATAGAGGATGCAAGGGACCGAGCAGGTTTCGATGAAATCTGGTCGCTGGGAGACCTGGTGGGATACGGTCCCGACCCGGCGGCTGTTATCGACCTCATCCGCGAACACGACCACCGTGCCGTTGCAGGGAATCACGATCTGGCCAGCATCGGTAAGTTGAGCCTTGAGGCCTTCAATGAACACGCCGCCGCGGCCAATACCTGGACGGCTCAGGTGCTGGATCAGGACAGGATTCAATTCCTCGGTGAACAGCCCCTCAGCCTGGAAATTGACGAGTTCACGATCGTCCACGGCAGCCCTCGTGACCCGATATGGGAATATGTGGTCTCCGAACGCGCCGCCGTGGCCTGCTTCAACCACTTCGACACTTACTGGTGCCTGGTCGGACACTCCCATGTCCCGTTCATTTGCCGCATGTCGGAAGACACCAGGGGAGCGCGCTTCTTCTCGCCGGTGTATGGGACACCGTATCCGTTGGAGGACCAGCGGCTGATAGTTAACCCCGGCGGGTTAGGACAGCCGCGGGACGGCGATCCCAGGGCGCCTTACGCCATTTATGACTCCGACGACGAGACCGTCACACACTTCCGGGTTGAGTACGACATCTCGGCAACCCAGCAAAAGATGCGCTTACACGGCCTGCCGCAGTTTCTCATCGACCGGCTGGCGGTCGGTCACTAGTCTTCGTTTCTGGGCGCAGAGGGCGAAAGGCCCCTCGCCTCGGACTTGCGGCGAGGTGGAAGCCCGCGGATCGACTTGACCAACTGCTTGACCAGCGCCTCATCATCCAGAGGGACCACGAGTCCATCGACTCCTGCATCCCTCAAGGCCATGAGGTCAGCATCAGATACAGCTTCACGCGCCTGTACAAGCATAACCCCACCAATCGAGGCGCCAACCTTCACAACGTTGACCAGTGTGCCGAAGTTAATTCCGCCTGTGCCGGTTCCCGAGGTATTGAGCGATCCATCTACCTTCAGGGACCTGAGCGCGGCCCCTGTCAGTCGATCGACAGGCTCATCGGTAGTGACGATGGTTCCGAGGTCAGGATGGCCCACTACGCCAGCGGGAGCAGAAGATTCGATCACGAGATAGTCGCAGCCAGCATCGATCAACGCATCGAGGTCGTCGTTGCCCAAGCTACTGCCGTTGGCTCCCCACACCGTGTCATCCGGCACACCGGTTCCGGCGGCATCGAGCACCGCCCTGGCCTCTGAGTCTGAGAAAACGATCGCGTCAACACCGTCAGGTAGCCCACTGGCGATGAGAGAAGCAGACTCACTCGCCGCAGTACTACCAATCAACGCCATAGTGGGTGGGGACTCGACTCGGCCGGTCAGCGCCCCGAATCCGATCGGCTGTGCCGACTGCTGACCAAGTCTTTCAATCAATTCGATAAGTTTGCTCATCCTCGGTAAGTTTCCTCTCGCCTTTGCGTACTCTCTGGACTGCGTGCGATTCTAATTGCTGGTACGTAGAGCGTTCAAGTGTGATGTTGCCAAAGGGTGAAGGCGGTATTACCCTATCCGCCGACACAGGAGGGCTAATTGCAGGCTCGACAGATCGACGGCAACTCACTTACGTACCTGATAGTCGAACCAGACGACTTCGACCCTCAGCAGGAATATCCCGCGGTTGTCCTGCTCCACGGTTACGGAGCTAGCATGAGAGACCTCGCTGGTCTGTCTACAATGCTCGACCGTACAGGCTACCTCTACTTCTTCCCAAACGCTCCCATCCAGTTTCCGATCGCTCCCAATGTGACCGGCTACGCTTGGACGCCCTCAGGAGGTTCAGCGGATGTTCATACTGCAGAGAGGGCAGCGGAACGGGCCGAAGAGCTCCTCGTAGGCTTCTACGACGAGATTGAGGAACGTCACGGTGTTACCGACGGCGGCATCGTCATGGGTGGCTTCTCTCAGGGTGGCATGATGACGTATAGGTTCGGTCTTCCGAGACCCGATAAGTTCCCCGGCCTGGTCATACTCAGCGGAAGAGTGTCCAACCCTGAGGGAATATCAGGACGTCTGCCCGAACACAGGGACCAGCCCATTTTTGTAGCTCATGGGACACAGGACACAGTAATTGGCGTAGAACACGCTCGGACTTCCAGGGACTTCCTTACTGAGAGCGGCTACTCCCCTGAGTACCATGAGTATCACATCGCCCATGAGATCAACAACGAAGTCATGGCTGACCTGGGCTCCTGGCTCAGAAATGTCATGCCTCCGCTCAGATAAACACAGCAGACGTGGACCCTGCATTGGTCCAGGACATTTGATAGACCGCCAGTTCATAGGAGCGCATGATGCCAACGTACCGCGTAAACAACATATTTGCTAAGAACCGGGAAGGGAAGAAAGGCCTTGGTCTGGGGCTCGTTTATCCGTCTTCAGAAGCCATAGAGCTAGTCGGCATGCTCGGTGGTTTCGACTACATAAACCTGGACGGCGAGCATGGGCTCTTCTCACCGGAGTCTATCGACGCTATGGTCCGGGCCGCAGACGGCTACGGTCTCACTGTGACCGCCAGGGTCCCAAACCTCATGTCTTCAACGATCAACCAGTTCCTTGATCGTGGGGTCATCGGTGTACTTGGGCCCCACGTAGATACTGCCGAGCAGGCTAAGCAGCTTGTAGACGCCTGCCGATTCGTACCCGACGGACAGCGCAGCTGGGGTGGCGGTCGAGGCACCTTCTACAATGACGGAGGCCTACTTGACCAGCCAGGCTTGAAGCGCACCGAGTATATGAAGCTCGCCAATGAGAACATGCTGGTCATGGCGCAGCTCGAGACTGCGACCGCGTTCTCAAATCTCGACGAAATCCTTGCAGTAGACGGCATCGACGCCTTCGCTTGGGGGTCAAACGACCTGGCGCAGTCTATGGGATATCCTGGTCAACCTGATCATCCCGAAGTCAAGGCGGCGGAAGCCTCGGTGGAAGATCGTATCCACGCCGCTGGGCGTAAGATGTCTACGGATATATCATCTGCGATCAATCTGCCTGAACTGATCCTGAGTGGGGCCAGGACATATCTCGAAGCTAACTCATAGCATTACCAGGAGGGCACGACATGGCGACGATGCGTGGCGCATTTTTCGACGGCGACGGAGGCATGGAAGTCAGAGACATTCCGAGACCCGAAGTGGGCAGGGGTGACGTAGTCGTTCGCGTCCGGTCCGTCGGCATATGCGGGTCTGACCTTCAGATGAATGTCGACAAGACTGAACCCGACAAGCTGCCGGCTGGACACGAGGTCGCCGGGGAGGTCGTCGAAATTGGGGATGATGTGGATTCGGCTCTGCTCGGAGAGCGCGTGGCCATTGAGATCATTGGGCACGGTCGCGCCTGCACTACCTGCTGGTACTGCCGGCAGGGACAGTTTCGAGCGTGCCAGAACATGGCCCCGAGTGAGGGCGGCGGCTTCGCAGAGTATATGAAGCGCCGTGCAATTGGTTGCTACCCTGTCGGAAACCTGACGTGGGAAGAAGCCGCGCTGGTCGAACCTCTCGCCGTCTCGGTACACGGGGTACGCCGTGGGCAGATGCAGGGCGGGGAAGTGGTAGCTGTCCTTGGGAGCGGCAACATTGGCCTGACGTCCATCGCGGCGGCCAAGGCTCTCGGCGCAGGCAAAGTGATCGCAACCGCCCGCTACGAGCAGCAGGCTACTATGGCAAAGTTGCTAGGCGCTGACGAGGTGTACTCGGATCGGGGCCCAGACTTCTGGGACGCAGTTGCAGAATCCACCGGCGGGCGTGGAGCCGACCTTACAATCGAGACCGTCGGCGGACACCAGTCCGCCACCGCTGCCCAGGCAGTGGAGGTAACCCGTGTACAGGGACGAATCGTCGTCGTAGGCGGCTTTCGCAGGCCATTCGAGTTCGATTTCCTGACACCGATGCTCAAGGAGCAGTCGATAGTCTTTTCATCG
This window contains:
- the rsfS gene encoding ribosome silencing factor; this encodes MTETTMVDARALAETAFDIADEKQASNIVLLDVREACDYADYTVIMTAESTRQLRSMVDDVEQGMKKAGAFLHHVEGTHNSGWILMDYGDVLVHLMGPEERDFYGLETVWAMSRQIRVIP
- a CDS encoding DUF664 domain-containing protein, with product MDFKDLIRLGYDEYLEELKKQLDGLREEERRFQATPESNHIDFIVWHMARVEDDFIQRFAQQATTVWQRDNWYGNLGLPERESGFGYTIEQVVDFPKFDMDQMLTYYDAVRVETYKFLDSITESDLALKPHPRRPEYSLADMFSHLLVEESQHVGHVAFIRGIQRGLDN
- a CDS encoding ribonuclease HII yields the protein MRGTSPGPDVEFEAQFHRQGYRHVAGLDEVGRGCLAGPVTAGAVILPLNPHPSLTDVVRNSKQLSARQREDAYEVIVESALAHSTGWTSPAEIDRIGIVPSTRLAMRRALSRLSPSADSLLIDALSLHSINLPQKSIIRGDSKSLSIAAASIVAKVERDTLMGRISEDYPDFGFESHKGYGTQRHLDAIRQFGPCAEHRMSFRPLNQAPQMGPALGTTQVGRAAESFAAEALEDRGMTVITRNFRTRFGEVDLVAMSGETLVFVEVRARRSRAFVTPAETVIGEKSRRLIVACQQFLQDTEVPWSDWRIDVASVELDQWERPASVEFIESAIEE
- the ndk gene encoding nucleoside-diphosphate kinase; protein product: METTLVLLKPDAVQRGLIGEIVNRLEKTGLKITGMKLMQVSQVLANQHYGEHVGKPFFEGLVSFITSGPIVALAVQGNGAVGIVRKTMGATNPAESPPGTVRGDFGIDIGRNLVHGSDSVESAAREVALFFDEADLVDYSRATDPWITE
- the tsaB gene encoding tRNA (adenosine(37)-N6)-threonylcarbamoyltransferase complex dimerization subunit type 1 TsaB, with the protein product MELQIDTSTRYASVGLSVEGESRIEISWRSERNHSVELTPAINRALEQAKSRIPDLTAVFVASGPGAFSALRVGMSTAKAIASTRGIPLVTVGTLEIEVEPYRGLGMPICAITTAGRNRLYVGRTDGNSDELALQVSALEEFLNHTGPGVLYCGEAVSDVEEQLAASLGSNAVVLNSHPPTRRVSTIANMGYRKLQNGETVDPSTVEPIYLRSSQIASAARRWGQTVS
- the mnmA gene encoding tRNA 2-thiouridine(34) synthase MnmA, coding for MSKGKVIVAMSGGVDSSVAALLLHRQGYDVVGVTMRLWGVERDDVPASQRRCCSVEDVEDARRVCHEIGVPHYFLNFEKEFQQHVIDYFVQEYDRGRTPHPCLACNDKIKFDFLLRRATFLEADYIATGHYGRVRTDADGRRSLLKGIDGSKDQSYVLFTLGQPELQKLLLPVGEFRKDVIREMAEEAGLTVANKPDSQEICFIPDDNYRKFVSDRVKPRPGNLVSMRGEVLGTHPGIQFFTIGQRRGLGLRGSTEKPMYVTRINADSNEVVLGSQEDLMSTTLWASRVTYVSGSLPDGSIEVEAKIRYKADPSPATITPLSPDSAKVEFHQPQRAVTPGQAVVFYDGGSILGGGYIEIEAPVEAAVA
- the tsaE gene encoding tRNA (adenosine(37)-N6)-threonylcarbamoyltransferase complex ATPase subunit type 1 TsaE — translated: MHISLHSHSTSMTHDVGRAIGSNVRPGDIVLLSGSLGAGKTTLTQGIVWGLGSPEYARSPTFVLVNEYRANIPVYHMDLYRLDTFHEVDGLGLDDYLYGDGVCVIEWADKAPGYFPEGHLLVRITSISDDEREFNVQSAVNSHGAIFEALTQLSKSS
- a CDS encoding metallophosphoesterase family protein encodes the protein MKALIVSDVHSNLEAFSSVIEDARDRAGFDEIWSLGDLVGYGPDPAAVIDLIREHDHRAVAGNHDLASIGKLSLEAFNEHAAAANTWTAQVLDQDRIQFLGEQPLSLEIDEFTIVHGSPRDPIWEYVVSERAAVACFNHFDTYWCLVGHSHVPFICRMSEDTRGARFFSPVYGTPYPLEDQRLIVNPGGLGQPRDGDPRAPYAIYDSDDETVTHFRVEYDISATQQKMRLHGLPQFLIDRLAVGH
- a CDS encoding zinc-binding dehydrogenase, with protein sequence MATMRGAFFDGDGGMEVRDIPRPEVGRGDVVVRVRSVGICGSDLQMNVDKTEPDKLPAGHEVAGEVVEIGDDVDSALLGERVAIEIIGHGRACTTCWYCRQGQFRACQNMAPSEGGGFAEYMKRRAIGCYPVGNLTWEEAALVEPLAVSVHGVRRGQMQGGEVVAVLGSGNIGLTSIAAAKALGAGKVIATARYEQQATMAKLLGADEVYSDRGPDFWDAVAESTGGRGADLTIETVGGHQSATAAQAVEVTRVQGRIVVVGGFRRPFEFDFLTPMLKEQSIVFSSCYSVLDGRHDYELAIDMIASGKTDLEQMVTHKYGLEDIQSAFETAYDKNSGSVKVQILQN